The sequence below is a genomic window from Nostoc flagelliforme CCNUN1.
GCATTTTATTACCCGCAACTTGGGTTACATATACGAATAACTAGTCTCTTTATGCGTTATTACAAACTAGTTGGACATACCCCAGTCCCTGTTGATTCATTACAAGAGTGGGGATTTGATATGATATCGGGTCAAAAGCTAGTTGCTGAGACTATGGTTGGCGATGCCAGAATTTCAACTATCTTTTCAGGATTCGATCTTACCTTTGGAGAGGGTTATAAAATGTGTTTCTTAAGAGTCAAAAGTAGCTTTTTGGGGTGCGGTGCGTCATGGAAAAAAACTATACATTCAAATTCAATCCTTCCACTGCCTTTGAAGCCCTGAAAGCTGGTAAATACGACCCGCTCAACTTCTACGAGGCGCGTTTAAACCTGTTCAACCTCTCGGTAATGGCAGATTATGACCAGCTCATTTGCCTGCCCACACTAACTGCCATCGATAAATACTGGTATCAGATTGAAACAGCCCGAAAAGTACTTAGACAACTAGGTGGACGCGCATTACTAGCGGATGAAGTCGGATTGGGCAAAACGATTGAAGCGGGACTAATCATAGCCGAGTACTTAGCTAGGGGTATGGTACAGTCCATGCTGGTGTTAACTCCCGCATCCCTAGTTTCCCAATGGCAATCAGAGTTAAGTGACAAATTTAATATTGCTACTATCACCACAGATAATCGTGATCCGCAACAACCGATAGACGAATTTTGGACGAATAATCCGCGAATTATCGCTTCATTAAACACGGCTAAGTCTGCTAAACATTATCCCCACGTCACCAGTCGCACTTGGGACTTGGTAGTTGTCGATGAAGCCCACCACCTGAAAAATCGCACTACCCTAAACTGGAAACTGGTCAATGCCCTCAATAAGCGGTTTATCCTTATGCTCACCGCTACGCCAGTGCAGAACTCCCTGGTGGAACTGTTTAATCTGCTAACCCTCCTCAAACCGGGACTAAGTAGGTCGGTGTAAATAATTATTGTTGCAATAAGGCAGGGGGCAGGGCGCAGGGAGCAGGGGGAGAAAGAGTTTGAGGCTTATTTACTTTTATTTACATAGTTTGGTTTTATTGCGCCGACTTACTTACTACAAACAGAAGCCGCTTTTAAAAAAGAATATGTCGATTCCAGGAATGGACGAGTCCCTAAAAATCCCGAAAAGTTGCGCTCTCTGATGCGGGAAGTCATGGTGCGAAATACCCGCGCCCTAGTAGATGTCAAACTGCCCAAACGCTTCGCCACCACAATTACTGTTACCCCGGCAGCAGGCGAGGAGAAACTTTACCAGGACTTGAGCGAGTACCTGCGTTCTTCAGAGGACAAACTAGACAGACTCTCCCGTACCAATTTGCTGATGCGTGCTGGTTCATCCCCTGGTGCTTTGGCTGACTCCCTCAAGCAATTGACCAAACGCCTACCCGATGAAGAACTGAAGTCTTTAGCAAGACGAGCAGCCCAGGTGAAGCAGGTCGAGAAAGCAAAAGTATTGGTAGAGATGCTCTCAAAATCTTCCCAGAAAACCTTGGTCTTCACGACCCATAAAGCAACTAGCACTTATTTAGCCCAAACTCTGCAAGCAGCAAATATACCCTTTGCAGAATTTACTGGTGGGATGTCCCTTAAACAGAAAGATGAGGCTATAGCCGCATTTCGGGATAATGTTTCTGTACTCTTAGCATCGGAAACAGGGGGAGAAGGACGTAACATTCAGTTTGCGAACGCGATCGTTAATTATGACCTGCCCTGGAACCCAATGAAAATAGAACAGCGCATTGGTCGTATCCACCGCATTGGACAAACCCAGGATGTTTTTATTTTTAACTTTTGTCTCAAGGGCAGTATCGAAGAATATATTCTGCGGATCTTGCATGACAAAATTAATATGTTTGAACTAGTGGTCGGAGAGATTGAAACAATTTTAGGGAACGTGGATGATGAATTTGACTTTAGTGAAATTGTCATGGATATCTGGCTCAAGCATCAGGTCAAGCCCGAATTAGATACAGCCTTCGAGCAATTGGCAGATAATTTGTTAAAAGCCAAAAACCAGTATCAGCAAATTCAAGAACTGGATGAACAGATTTTTGGCGAAGATTTTGAAGCTTGAGAAATTGATTTGAATAAATATGTTATCAGACCCAATTATTGCTACCTTAGAATAAATTTTTTCTCTCCATGACTCCATAGCAGAACCTGCTGGTGAACACATTTTGAATGTGTTGTTGACGGAAAATATAGCATCGCTGCTTTCGCTTCCAGAAGAAGTTACTTTTACTACTATTGCTGATGTACCTCAAAGTGTTTTTGTCACCTATCATTCAGAAGTATTAAATAAGCTATCTGAACTATTAGCTGTTAAAGGACTTCTTAGTGCGTTGGGTGTTAAAATCGATGGACATCTGAAAAACACAGGCTTTGAGAAACTTTTATTGGAGAGACTCGCCCCTCAAAATGGCTTAATTCGTTTTTTAGATGCTAAACCAGAAATTACTCGTTACATCTTGTGTAATGTCGCTTACACAGCCAATGCTTCAGAAAAAAGGATTGGTTTAGTTTCGTTCATTATCAATGAAATAACCGGAGTAACACCAGTAGAAATTGGGGATGCTTTGTTTTGGGAGTCTGACAGAATTTCTGTGGAGCATCAAGAGACACCATTGGCGATCCCAATTGAAGAGTTGTTGAGGTTAATCGAACATCAAAGTGCAATATTAATTGGTAAATCTCTAGATAATTGGCAGGCTAAATTAACAAGAGCAAGAGCTAGGGATGAAGACAGACTCACTTGTTATTACAACACGATTAGCGACTCGATTCGCAACAAGATTGAGTTAAAAAAATTGATTGGTGATGAACTAGACAAAGAATTAGCACGAATTGAAGCCACTAATAGAGAGTTAGAGAGAAAATTGTTAGATATCCAAGAGCGTTATGCAATGAGTGTAGAAGCTTCGTTGCACAGTGCAATGATTATCCATCTACCTACGGTACATATTCAGTGTGAGTTGCAACGAAAGAAAGTAAAACGGACTGTAACAGCAGTTTGGAATCCGTTCACTAAAATTCTTGAGCCGCTTCGCTGTGAATTATCAGGAGAACCTGTTTACAATTTCTACTTAGATGACAAGTCAGCTAAAATTATCTCACCGACAGTCTGGATAAAGTAATTTATGACAATCAATTTACCTATGAAATTGTCACACTTGCCCAACACTTTACCATTAGATGGTGCTGTCCGCATCGAGCTAATGGAAGGAGTGCCAATATTTCGAGCTTCCAGCTTAGTACAGGGGCGAATTGAAGCATTATTAACTAAACAAAAAGAATCTGCACTTACTTTAGAGGAAGAAAAAGAATTAGATGGATATGAAGAATTAGACGATTATCTGAGTTTGGTGAATCGGATGATCAGGAATTCATCGCTAACTCAAAACCAAAGTGAATTATAGGGAATTAGAGATTTGTCTGCGAATCGTTACAAAGCGTGAAGCTACTCAAAATCAAGTACGACAACGAGCAAAGTTTCTGTGCGAATATTGTCACGCATCGGAACAATGGCAATATGTTTCCTTCACTGTAGACCATGTAATTCCTCTTACCAAAGGTGGTGCTAATTCAATTGATAATTTAGCTTTGGCTTGTTTTCATTGCAATCGCCAAAAATCAGATAAACTTAAATCCTTTGATGAAAAGTCGTTATCTGAAGTACCTTTATTCAATCCTCGCACTGATAGTTGGCCAGAACACTTTTTTTGGTCAACAGATACACTCTTGATTATCGGCTTGACACCAACAGGACGCGCCACAGTCGTAGCATTAGCATTCAACCGAGCCAGAATAATTAATATTCGCGCTGCTGATAGAGAAATTGGGCGGCATCCACCACCAGATGACCCAATTCAAAGCTGAAAATTTAAAATGGCTCAGACCATCGCTTAAAGGTACAGCCTACATAGATTTCTTTCAATTTGATACCATCACGAATACGCGCAAAGGAATTATTGCTATAGATTTACAAAGGTGGAAACCATGATGATCAAGAACGAGCAACAGTATCAGCATTCCTTAGATTGGTTGCAACGCTTTGAACAGTCTATAGCGTCATTGGATAGCAATGAACACTTGAAAGCAGAACCAGAGCGATGGAAGCTACTTATGAGAGGAACAGTCGGGCATGGTGGATGATGAAACAATAAGCCTAACTGCTATGAGTAATAAACTGGCTCTGCGTTCTCAGTTAGATGAGCTAAGAATTGCTTGGCAAGAATCTCAGCCTGCACGTTCAGAGGGGGGTTCACTTGCTTTAAGTGGTTTTGAGTACCAGTTCCTTTTGATGCTGCTAAAAATTATTCATCAATGGAAAGAAGCTTCTGATGCCGAGCGTCAAAATCTGAATACAGCCCATAGTGTCATCACTGAGGCTATTTCAGACATCACTGAATCAGGTGAGTTTGTTACCCTCACACAAGCCAAGCGAACTCTTTCAGACAGTGCAATTACCCCTCTTCTGTCACTCTCCGAAAACTTTTGCCATTTCTGAATTCTAGAGCTTTTGTATAGCCTGCGATCGCGCGATTATTTCCTAATAACAAATACAAGACCGATTTTTTTCTAATAGTATAGCTTGTATTCATTGCCTCATGAGGCTTCTAGCGATCGCCCTCACGGAAAGTGACAAAAGAGTGTTACAGCACTTCCGGCAGCTATGAGGTACATCCCTCCTCCAAGCTGAAAGCTGTGCTAAAAGAGGGGCAAGGAGAAAAACTGTATTGCATAATAGCGGGAAGCGCTGTAACACTCTTTTGTCACTTTCCGTGAGGGCGATCGCTAGAAGCCTCATGAGGCAATGAATACAAGCTATACTATTAGAAAAAAATCGGTCTTGTATTTGTTATTAGGAAATAATCGCGCGATCGCAGGCTATACAAAAGCTCTAGAATTCAGAAATGGCAAAAGTTTTCGGAGAGTGACAGAAGAGGGGTAATAAATCGCTTGAAGAATTTTGGAAAATTTTCAACTTGGCATCTGAGCGTACACCTAGCTTGTTAAAAGATTTACGTTTCGTAATTTCTGGAAATTTTGAAGGTGAGAGGAATCCTGCTGAGATTATCCAGGGATGGCGTATTAGAACACCACAATATCAGCCACAAAAACTTGCTGAGTTTAAAACACACGTTACCCATAAACTTGACTCAGATCCAAAAGCAAAATTAACAACCGAGCTAGAACATCTTTCACGGGATGAAGATACAGAAACAACTATCGGGCGATGGTTAGGTTATCTTCTTCAAATTGGTTCTGGTATTTCCCCTGAACGTGTTAGCGCCCATATATGGCAAGAACTAAGAGATGATAAAAGCTTAGAAGCGTTTTGGGCAACGAGAGGAAGATTAGTTAGTCAATCAAACTATTGGCTTCGTGCTATTCGGCATACTCTGGGCGGAAATGTTTCTCTACCTAGAACAGATTTACTCTCAAAGCTAAAAGCATCTGTATTGACAAAGCAAATAACTATTCTCATTGGTCCATCTGGTTCAGGGAAGTCAGCACTTTCTAAGCTGAGTATGCAAACTATTTTTCCAAATTACACGTCCTTGTTTCTTCATCCCAAGGACATTATTAACTTTACAGAAGCCCCAGATTCTGCTACTAGAAGAGAGACAAGGCGTATTGATGAACTCATCACCGCCCAAATCATTGATAAACCCCTCATCATCATAGATGATTTGGATCATGTCGATGATCAAAGCTTTAATTCTGTATTTAACCTTCTCCAAAATGTCCTGGCTAACGAGACATCAACTGATGTGCGCTTCATTCTTGTAGCTCATTTAGATGCAGAAAACAGTATTTGTGAAAAAATTGCTGCTCGACTTGGTACACAAATTTCAAGTGATGATATTGTTAAGCTTCCGCAGCTACCTATTAATGAACTTCAATTATCTAATGCTCTGACTGGCGAAGTTGCCCACCTTGTTCAACGTGCTGATGAATTTGGCCCTGCCTTAAACCTTAAACTTCTAGACTGGCTGATTAGAAGTGTTCAGTAGGATGGAATAAATGCATCTTCCTTCAGAAATGACCTAGACTTGCTTACTTGGTTTTGGCGTTATCACGTAGGCAATGGAAGCGAGGTAAGTGAAGAATGTGGTGCGCTAATTAACATATCTTTATCTTTGGCAGAGAAATTTACTCCTGATTTATCTAGATATAAGTTACCTATAGCTCCCCAAATCTTGGATGCACTTATGCGGCAGGACTGTCTACGAGTTGCAGAAGAACGGGTAGCTGTTACACATCGCTTTGTAGGAGACTGTGCAAGGTTTCGCTATCTTTTGGGTAATCGTCGTGAGATGGAAGTCAGTGAACTTGCAACAATGTTGAGAAATCCGCTTTGGTCTCAGCCAATACGCTGGTTTGCCTTGTACCTTGCTATGAAATCGGCAGAGACTGAAACATGGCAAGAACTACTTCAAGAATCATTGGAAGGACAACATTTACAGCTAGTTGACCTGCTGCTTGATGGAGCGATTTTGAGCAGACAACCAAGTTCTGTTCTCAATCCCTGTGTTGGTGAACAACTTCCATTTTTTATCGAGCGTCTTTTTTCTCGACTTTTTGCGATCGCTACTATTACACTCCATTATCCCTGGAAAGGTTATGGTTTCGTGAACGACTTCACACACTTAACCCAGGCTTATCAATCGCTCCGCTTGTGATCCTGATTATCTCGTTGATTGATAAGTTTTACTTAAGTGGCTGACTGAGGTAGAGGGATGCACTACCAGATTTAGAAGTAATTGATATCAATGACCAAAGCGTGATATCAACGCTCGCTGCCCAGCCTCCCCAGCCCCAGATTTTCACTCTTTGGTCAACCATCAACAGCAGTTTGCACTAACTTCTATACAGGTATCCGCCGAGATATGTGCAGGGATTACAGTCTTAGCGTACAATTTTCCCGTTTTGGCACGGTGATGCCGATTTCAGGAATTATTTAATTTTATTTTTTTCAAAAAAAAATCAGAATGATGAATGAGAAGAAACTTTAATATAAAGTTGCCCCTTTTGTCAGAAGAGTACATAAAAAATTTAATATAATATTGTGATTGCATAATGTATAGTTTCAAATAAGGAAATACTTTTATATACCTCTATAGGTCGTGGAGCGTAGATATCTCCTAAAAAATTCTAGTATTTAGAGTGTAATTTTTATAAAAAACACTTGAATAAGTTTTTTGCTGTATGGTTTGTAACATTAAAATAATCAAGAATCAAGTATTACTAAATCTGGAGAGCTTTACCTATATCTAAAATTCTCAAGTTGTACTACTCAAGGAAGAATAATTATGACTTCAGCTACTCTAATAAAAGGACAAGGAAGAGATAGAAATAATGGTATGGTATCTTTTACCTTTCATGTAGAAGATAAAAATAAAAGCCCACGTGATAGCTTGTTCATGGTGGAAGAACTAGAAGATATATTGCGAAATATACAGTTAGTTGATATAGCTTATAAAAATGATAATAATCTATTGATAAAGGAGCTAAAAGGAGTAGCAGATAAGTTAATTTATTTTATAGATAAAAGAAATTTTTATGAAGAAAAAGATAACTTAAATCTATTTACACACTTTCCTGATAGGTCGAAAAAATTTTCTAATCATTTTAAGAATGAATTAAATAATCCTAATAATTCTGTTTTAGAAGCAGTATCTATAGAAATTTGGAAGAGAACTGGTACAAAAACCATCAATTTTGTAGAAAAATATAATGAGACTCCTGTTTATGGTTCTTTAGTAGTGTTGGAAGTGTATGATAATCATAATACACTCAACTGTGTAAGTGCTATCGATTCAACTGTTGCTAAAAAAAGTATTTTATCTTTCGTTGAAAAAGGTAAAACTGATATTATCAAACCT
It includes:
- a CDS encoding DEAD/DEAH box helicase, whose translation is MEKNYTFKFNPSTAFEALKAGKYDPLNFYEARLNLFNLSVMADYDQLICLPTLTAIDKYWYQIETARKVLRQLGGRALLADEVGLGKTIEAGLIIAEYLARGMVQSMLVLTPASLVSQWQSELSDKFNIATITTDNRDPQQPIDEFWTNNPRIIASLNTAKSAKHYPHVTSRTWDLVVVDEAHHLKNRTTLNWKLVNALNKRFILMLTATPVQNSLVELFNLLTLLKPGLSRSV
- a CDS encoding DEAD/DEAH box helicase, yielding MVRNTRALVDVKLPKRFATTITVTPAAGEEKLYQDLSEYLRSSEDKLDRLSRTNLLMRAGSSPGALADSLKQLTKRLPDEELKSLARRAAQVKQVEKAKVLVEMLSKSSQKTLVFTTHKATSTYLAQTLQAANIPFAEFTGGMSLKQKDEAIAAFRDNVSVLLASETGGEGRNIQFANAIVNYDLPWNPMKIEQRIGRIHRIGQTQDVFIFNFCLKGSIEEYILRILHDKINMFELVVGEIETILGNVDDEFDFSEIVMDIWLKHQVKPELDTAFEQLADNLLKAKNQYQQIQELDEQIFGEDFEA
- a CDS encoding HNH endonuclease, with protein sequence MNYRELEICLRIVTKREATQNQVRQRAKFLCEYCHASEQWQYVSFTVDHVIPLTKGGANSIDNLALACFHCNRQKSDKLKSFDEKSLSEVPLFNPRTDSWPEHFFWSTDTLLIIGLTPTGRATVVALAFNRARIINIRAADREIGRHPPPDDPIQS
- a CDS encoding ATP-binding protein; this encodes MASERTPSLLKDLRFVISGNFEGERNPAEIIQGWRIRTPQYQPQKLAEFKTHVTHKLDSDPKAKLTTELEHLSRDEDTETTIGRWLGYLLQIGSGISPERVSAHIWQELRDDKSLEAFWATRGRLVSQSNYWLRAIRHTLGGNVSLPRTDLLSKLKASVLTKQITILIGPSGSGKSALSKLSMQTIFPNYTSLFLHPKDIINFTEAPDSATRRETRRIDELITAQIIDKPLIIIDDLDHVDDQSFNSVFNLLQNVLANETSTDVRFILVAHLDAENSICEKIAARLGTQISSDDIVKLPQLPINELQLSNALTGEVAHLVQRADEFGPALNLKLLDWLIRSVQ